The following are encoded together in the Choristoneura fumiferana chromosome 4, NRCan_CFum_1, whole genome shotgun sequence genome:
- the LOC141427275 gene encoding alkylglycerol monooxygenase-like, translated as MEVGYYGNETLLAPKQFVEGLGRMFYIINPKNSAIEDVEDVPNFYVQSWPYFFMFMVLEHIILKLEGKKGIRLNDGITSLSNGMFLEGGRLIWRGAEAYLYTWVFSNYRLMDLPWDSVWTWLIAALGVDFGYYWMHRACHEVHVLWAQHQVHHTSEDFNMGVGIRQSILQGWCGFIFYLPLALVIPPAQFVMHHQFSYLYMFWIHTETIKTLGPLEYFLNTPSHHRIHHGSNPYCIDVNYGGVLIIWDKMFGTFRPEKPTDRIVYGLIYQQPSFNPLHLQTFYTKYVIQRFKEYDNWVHKLRAVFSRPSWKPGHSVRFKDMEEDPALHTRVKYDVILPQWCTAYLLMHYGFILYGFHQLFLMHLAMPTTTVSILVVYILLSLTVFGMILDASPKAPLLETIRCFATVIITRWLTILNPMVQVLYILSGLFWFLFVYNTVEIKATKYVD; from the exons ATGGAGGTTGGTTACTATGGAAACGAGACTCTTCTTGCGCCTAAGCAGTTCGTGGAAGGCTTAGGGCGCATGTTCTACATTATCAATCCGAAAAACAGTGCTATAGAAGACGTGGAGGACGTGCCAAATTTTTATGTACAG TCATGGCCGTATTTCTTCATGTTCATGGTGCTTGAACATATAATTCTAAAGCTGGAAGGAAAGAAAGGGATTCGATTGAACGATGGCATTACAAGCTTATCGAATGGAATGTTCCTCGAAGGTGGCAG GTTAATATGGCGCGGTGCTGAAGCGTACCTCTACACCTGGGTGTTTTCCAACTACCGCCTAATGGATCTACCTTGGGACAGCGTGTGGACTTGGCTTATTGCTGCCTTGGGCGTCGACTTTGGATACTATTGGATGCATAGAGCTTGCCACG AGGTCCACGTTCTCTGGGCCCAGCACCAGGTCCACCACACGTCTGAAGACTTCAACATGGGAGTAGGCATCAGGCAGTCTATTCTGCAAGGATGGTGTGGATTT ATATTCTACCTCCCTCTGGCACTGGTGATCCCACCGGCGCAGTTCGTGATGCATCACCAGTTCAGCTACCTCTACATGTTCTGGATCCACACCGAGACCATCAAAACCCTTGGTCCCCTCGAGTACTTCCTTAATACACCCAGTCATCACAGGATTCATCATG GCAGCAATCCCTACTGTATCGATGTGAACTACGGAGGCGTTCTCATCATTTGGGACAAAATGTTTGGCACGTTCAGACCAGAAAAACCAACAGACCGCATCGTGTATGGCTTGATCTATCAACAGCCGTCGTTCAACCCACTACATTTGCAG ACATTCTACACCAAGTATGTGATCCAGAGGTTCAAGGAGTATGACAATTGGGTGCACAAGCTGCGTGCCGTGTTCAGCAGACCCAGCTGGAAGCCAGGACATAGCGTACGCTTCAAGGACATGGAGGAAGAT CCGGCCCTCCACACTCGCGTAAAGTACGACGTGATCCTGCCCCAGTGGTGCACTGCATATTTGCTGATGCACTATGGCTTCATACTATATGGTTTCCATCAGCTGTTCCTCATGCATTTG GCTATGCCAACAACAACTGTCTCCATCCTGGTGGTCTACATTCTCCTATCGCTCACTGTCTTCGGGATGATCCTAGACGCTTCCCCGAAGGCCCCGCTTCTGGAGACCATTAGATGCTTCGCGACTGTCATCATCACAAGATGGCTGACAATCTTGAACCCGATGGTCCAAGTTCTGTATATATTATCTGGGTTATTTTGGTTTCTTTTTGTCTACAATACTGTTGAGATAAAGGCCACGAAGTATGTTGATTAA